CAAATATCCTCAGAGAGGTTCTGAATTCTATGTTACAACACTTGTAAAGGAAGGGGCATCAATCGGAGCTAATGCTACCATCGTATGCGGTCATACTATCGGCAGACACGCATTTATCGGTTCAGGAGCCGTAGTAACCGGTGATGTTTCCGATTACGCTCTTATGGTTGGTGTTCCCGCAAGGCGAGTTGGCTGGGCATGCGAATGCGGGGAAATACTGCCTGAGTTTGACAGGAACATTCAGTGTCCAAGGTGTGGAATGAAATACAATCTGGAAGAAAACGGACGGTTGGTTAACAATGTACAGGGATAAGAGAATAGGCATCGTTGTTCCAGCATACAATGAGGAAACACAGATAGAACACACCGTCAATACAATGCCGGATTACGTCGATAAAATCATCGTTATCGATGACATGAGCAAAGATCATACTGTAGAGATCGTTGAACGTCTTGAGAAAACTGACAACCGCGTCCTCCTCATCCGCCATGAAAAGAACGGTGGCGTAGGAAAAGCTATAGGAACAGGTTACATCTGGTGCAGAGAGAACAATATCGATATCGCAGTAGTAATGGCCGGCGACGGTCAGATGGATCCTGATGACATGCCCGCGCTGCTTGACCCGGTGGTAGAGAACCATACTGATTATACAAAAGGCAATCGTCTTATTACGGGAGAGGCCTGGAAGAAAATCCCCCGTGTTCGCTACCTCGGCAACTCCGCGCTCACTTTCCTGACGAAAATCGCTTCCGGTTACTGGCATGTCACCGATTCTCAGACTGGTTATACGGCATTAAACCACAAAGCTCTCCACCTGCTTCCGCTAGAAGACATCTACCCTCGCTACGGTATGCCGAACGACTTCCTCGTAACCTG
Above is a window of Candidatus Aegiribacteria sp. DNA encoding:
- a CDS encoding glycosyltransferase family 2 protein, whose product is MYRDKRIGIVVPAYNEETQIEHTVNTMPDYVDKIIVIDDMSKDHTVEIVERLEKTDNRVLLIRHEKNGGVGKAIGTGYIWCRENNIDIAVVMAGDGQMDPDDMPALLDPVVENHTDYTKGNRLITGEAWKKIPRVRYLGNSALTFLTKIASGYWHVTDSQTGYTALNHKALHLLPLEDIYPRYGMPNDFLVTCNIYSMRVMDVPINPVYDIGEKSGIKISRVLFTLPLLLLRLFSRRMIQKYIIRDFHPLIFFYALGFVLILVDIPLIIRLFYFWATTSYIPKINALAILFCTFMGMQSILFAMLFDMEANRKLKG
- a CDS encoding acetyltransferase → MSDFFVHESAYVDKGAIIGRGSSIWHFSHIMSGAELGDKCTIGQNVFIQSNVKIGNFCKIQNNVSVYEGVILEDYVFCGPSMVFTNIKDPRCKYPQRGSEFYVTTLVKEGASIGANATIVCGHTIGRHAFIGSGAVVTGDVSDYALMVGVPARRVGWACECGEILPEFDRNIQCPRCGMKYNLEENGRLVNNVQG